A window from Exiguobacterium marinum DSM 16307 encodes these proteins:
- a CDS encoding ATP-binding cassette domain-containing protein, protein MQWLSTADGTFEEYVERYRPRVIEMNQPFSGKVGHLLSSGDPFRGAELATLLQIDALYPKRFDTCSSGEQQIVRVAFALVDRPESIVLIEPFRHLDQFRKEHLEMLLRRISGLGVQIGYTEGAREQSGDVTFTFTESNRAPIIDAQDVSYRHPLQAVYAIEDVTIQMNEPGLTVCIGTNGSGKSTLLELLARSRRPLKGRVKRGERAVYLPAEPEYGPFPKEERRRVAQLQAVLHDPSSVLLLDEPTVDLTGQEREAFVEAVRQKAETARVVCATHDMELIDRSTDVIYLASGRVVFHGTRSLFQERSTLWSLTSSPS, encoded by the coding sequence GGAAAGTCGGGCATTTATTATCGAGTGGGGACCCGTTTCGAGGGGCAGAGCTTGCTACACTGTTACAAATCGACGCACTCTATCCGAAGCGGTTCGACACATGTTCGAGTGGTGAACAACAGATCGTTCGTGTTGCCTTTGCACTAGTGGACCGACCAGAATCAATCGTTCTCATCGAACCGTTTCGGCATCTTGATCAATTTCGTAAAGAACACCTTGAGATGTTGCTCCGCCGTATCTCCGGGCTCGGTGTTCAAATTGGCTATACGGAAGGGGCGCGTGAGCAGTCAGGCGATGTGACGTTCACATTCACCGAATCGAATAGAGCACCAATAATCGATGCGCAAGATGTATCCTATCGGCACCCGCTTCAAGCGGTGTATGCGATTGAGGATGTGACCATTCAGATGAACGAGCCAGGACTCACGGTCTGTATCGGGACGAACGGGAGCGGGAAGTCGACCTTGCTCGAGTTGTTGGCCCGAAGCAGACGACCGCTCAAGGGACGGGTGAAGCGAGGCGAACGAGCCGTCTATCTCCCTGCCGAACCAGAATACGGACCATTCCCGAAAGAAGAAAGACGACGGGTCGCACAACTGCAAGCCGTGCTTCATGATCCGTCGAGCGTCCTTTTGCTCGATGAACCGACTGTAGATTTAACGGGGCAGGAACGTGAAGCATTCGTTGAAGCAGTACGACAGAAGGCTGAGACGGCAAGGGTCGTTTGTGCGACACACGACATGGAGCTGATTGACCGATCGACAGATGTCATATACCTTGCGAGCGGTCGGGTCGTCTTTCATGGGACACGTTCACTCTTCCAAGAACGGAGTACGTTATGGTCACTTACGTCCTCGCCATCTTGA